TCCGATTCGCTTTACCACCATGATTCTTCAGGTACCTCTCGACCGTGCTCATCTTCCGTGACACAATGTCTGCTCGATCTGCCGTCTCGACATCTCTGATAATATTTGCAGAAGTGATCGCAAAGAAATTATCTACTTCCCGCATAGACTCTATGATGTCATCTTTCGTAATCGTGTTGCACATGCGTCCGATTGCATGTAACATAGCAATCTTCAATGTAATTGGAAAAAGCCGACCCATGACCATGTTATTAGTGTTGTCGTTCTTCTTCATCAAAGATTCCTCATGTTTCGTTTGCCATTCCTGAAATATTTCAAATGCACCTTTTTCAAATTCCATTGGTTGCGGTGGTGTGTTCATCAACCATTCGTTTATTTCACTCGCTTTTTTGTGTATAGATGCTCTCTCTGCGACTAATCGGTCTGCGCCAAGTTCAAAAGGCAACATTTCTTTCTGATACTTTGGTACAAAGTATAAGAATCGTGCGAGCCACCCACTGTTCACATCATCCTGTGTGCAATTATTTAGTAAATTGTCTGGTACAGTGGCAAACGCAATCGTGAGATATGGATCAACCACATTGCGTGTCCCATTGTCATTTTTCTTTTTTGTGAGCACTCTATTCCACCCTTTGCAATCATACGCTTTGCATAACAGGTCTTTTGCCTCATCCATATACTTCTTCTTCATATTTGCGAGGAGCTGTCCAGCCTCATCGACTATCAATACTCTGTGGCTCATTTCCGCCATCTGTTCCGTGAACGCTTCTGGACTGAATGTCTGTGCAAGATAATCCCACGATCCCATTATGTGAGTGAGGATCTCTTCAGCAATATCCATTGCAACGCTTTTTCTCGAAATTGTACTTGGACCGAGTATAAATTGGAACAAATTTCCATATAATATGGTTTGTTTCAAAAATATCCAGCGTTTGCGCCCCGTCATTGTAGATAGAATCATCAGTGCCCCAGCGTAATGATATTCTTTGTATGCGTCAGTCCTTTTTGATGCATACTCGATATATTCACTGATGAATCCATTTATTCTGGTGAGGTCGAGTGATATCTTTTCATCGATCCAATCAC
This sequence is a window from Candidatus Zixiibacteriota bacterium. Protein-coding genes within it:
- a CDS encoding bifunctional DNA primase/polymerase, producing the protein MKQIDKERPIKLDTGDGYIKGVSGMQAVHESLDRGWNLIPVGKNKKPLIKWKKYQTTRTTHDQIDRWAEQFPGCSWGLVCGAVSGSLHVVDFDDPEVYESFLKEKLEKNTLIVKTPSGGYHAYFEIKPCPPNITDYKELYNIDTRGEGGYVLAPEISEGYTIISDTGVMRISEEELRAMIDVWQIITDDELFDYDAIKADVTLPDVIRHYGDGDVSEVRSKNDYKLIVCPFHNDRQPSCAIHLRYFKCHGCGKKGSVIDYVMYRQNIDRPLTAAMAIERMMNRQYRKIQTGTGKSGNTDIPIPDASELNGDWIDEKISLDLTRINGFISEYIEYASKRTDAYKEYHYAGALMILSTMTGRKRWIFLKQTILYGNLFQFILGPSTISRKSVAMDIAEEILTHIMGSWDYLAQTFSPEAFTEQMAEMSHRVLIVDEAGQLLANMKKKYMDEAKDLLCKAYDCKGWNRVLTKKKNDNGTRNVVDPYLTIAFATVPDNLLNNCTQDDVNSGWLARFLYFVPKYQKEMLPFELGADRLVAERASIHKKASEINEWLMNTPPQPMEFEKGAFEIFQEWQTKHEESLMKKNDNTNNMVMGRLFPITLKIAMLHAIGRMCNTITKDDIIESMREVDNFFAITSANIIRDVETADRADIVSRKMSTVERYLKNHGGKANRRELLNATKTKVKEFAEIIQAMVTSGAIREIAGENKGKNTTVIYCLQKKS